The proteins below are encoded in one region of Coffea arabica cultivar ET-39 chromosome 4c, Coffea Arabica ET-39 HiFi, whole genome shotgun sequence:
- the LOC113739735 gene encoding uncharacterized protein, whose translation MAETTLLQLLRLHQDDDGLDDVIEEVDFSHHQTHPHRHHLDPYWSSDFDAFTLDPSSDFPPSDVLPRGRLSTLHRSSSLLVDSPSDIVSEPESVVTGADLFDRENQVNFVMDLLHQRVEQSQLSSTTCVVIDPEISDADPNFGIHEGNDGMEPTHLDLDLNLGFLGEPTSANVENSGFVAENFEGGDHFVTGLRVVDIGSESDSDINHDVEIDFSADDDDISEGDDDPSLRLCWDSFQIEDHREVNEDFEWEEVDEGVDEREVLSMFLDDDDMPVMAREESADVSRNLDWEVLLDVQNLEAIPENVNEGFNELNFGVNEHDEYNYTAEYEMLFGQFAESENAIIGRPPAAKNVVKSLPLVILCEEDLKKNSLICAVCKDEMGVGEKARQLPCNHRYHGDCILPWLGIRNTCPVCRYELPTDDPDYERRKRDQRAT comes from the coding sequence ATGGCTGAGACGACGTTGCTTCAACTACTCAGACTCCACCAGGACGATGACGGCCTAGACGACGTCATTGAAGAAGTAGATTTTTCTCATCATCAAACCCATCCCCACCGCCATCATCTCGATCCCTACTGGTCTTCCGATTTCGATGCCTTCACTTTAGATCCTTCCTCCGATTTCCCACCGTCCGATGTTCTTCCCCGTGGCCGACTCTCCACTCTCCATCGTTCATCATCACTATTGGTTGATTCCCCCAGCGACATCGTGTCGGAGCCCGAATCGGTTGTCACCGGCGCTGATCTTTTCGACCGCGAGAATCAGGTCAATTTCGTTATGGACCTCCTGCACCAACGAGTTGAGCAGTCCCAATTGTCCTCCACAACCTGTGTGGTGATTGACCCGGAGATTTCCGATGCTGACCCGAATTTCGGGATTCATGAAGGAAACGACGGAATGGAGCCGACCCATTTGGATCTTGATCTGAATCTAGGGTTTCTCGGAGAGCCCACTTCGGCAAATGTGGAAAATTCGGGGTTCGTAGCTGAAAATTTTGAGGGTGGGGACCATTTTGTAACCGGGTTGCGAGTCGTGGATATCGGGTCGGAATCGGATTCTGATATAAACCATGACGTTGAGATTGATTTTAGTGCTGACGATGATGATATAAGTGAGGGTGATGATGATCCAAGCCTTAGGCTCTGTTGGGATTCTTTTCAGATAGAGGATCATAGAGAAGTTAATGAGGATTTTGAGTGGGAGGAAGTGGATGAAGGAGTTGATGAGAGAGAGGTTCTGAGCATGTTTCTGGATGATGATGACATGCCGGTGATGGCCCGGGAGGAGAGTGCAGATGTATCTAGGAATTTGGACTGGGAGGTTTTGTTAGATGTGCAGAATTTGGAAGCAATCCCCGAGAATGTGAATGAAGGGTTCAATGAGTTGAATTTTGGCGTAAACGAGCATGATGAGTACAACTACACCGCTGAGTATGAGATGTTGTTTGGGCAATTTGCAGAGAGCGAAAATGCCATAATAGGCAGGCCACCAGCTGCTAAGAACGTTGTAAAGAGTCTTCCTTTAGTGATTTTGTGTGAGGAGGATTTGAAAAAGAATAGCTTGATTTGTGCTGTTTGTAAGGATGAGATGGGAGTTGGTGAGAAGGCAAGGCAGCTGCCTTGTAATCATAGGTATCATGGGGATTGTATTCTTCCATGGCTGGGGATTAGGAATACATGTCCTGTTTGTAGGTATGAGTTGCCTACTGATGATCCAGACTATGAAAGGAGGAAGAGGGACCAAAGAGCTACTTGA